One window of Quercus robur chromosome 5, dhQueRobu3.1, whole genome shotgun sequence genomic DNA carries:
- the LOC126727095 gene encoding starch synthase 3, chloroplastic/amyloplastic translates to MEVALQVHRPLSCSCSCRTVFNQRSHLKLKPSLGFFPHGRVTHFSKSSSWGKDCQGGGVSYRIIASSDSPRRRSKKMSNARPKGPASKGLSPKTPVGTSTQKRDEINNEEKELPIAPTSSEHVSPNRKTVETKVDTEEEWVVEHSREDKSEKEIISETEEANELSSANKSSAIAQKIQVVKNGTIARVNEDIAELQKIETASKSDIENVPDKMVSEGRHLDIIERDDTTRDKSTETDEKIREEASLKLKLEMEANLRKQKIEMLAEENFSIGSKMFVFPQVVKPDQDIEVFLSRGLSTLNNEPDVLLMGAFNDWRWKSFTVRLKKTHLKGDWWSCLVHVPKEAYKMDFVFFNGQNVYDNNDEKNFCVTVEGGMDAFEFEDFLLEEKRKELEKLAKEQAERERQAEEQRRIDAEKAASEADRAQAREETQRRREALKRLTKNAVRSVDHVWYIEPGEFKGEDSVRLYYNKNSGPLAHAKELWIHGGHNNWKDGLSIVEMLVSSEEKDGDWWYADVVVPDRAFVLDWVFADGPPQKAIAYDNNHRQDFHAIVPKGIPEELYWVEEEHRIYRKLQEERRLREEAIRAKAERTARMKAETKERTLKRFLLSQKHIVYTEPLDVHAGSTVKVFYNPANTVLNGKPEVWFRGSFNRWTHRNGPLPPQKMLPSDNGTHVKSTVKVPLDTYMMDFVFSEKEDGGIFDNKNGMDYHIPVFGGIVKEPPMHIVHISVEMAPIAKVGGLGDVVTSLSRAVQDLNHNVDIILPKYDCLKFSNVKDFQYNRSYSWGGTEIKAWFGKVEGLSVYFLEPQNGFVSTGCIYGCRNDGERFGFFCHAALEFLLQSGFHPDIIHCHDWSTAPVAWLFKDHYTHYGLSKARVVFTIHNLEFGAALIGKAVAYSDKATTVSHTYSKEVAGNPAVAPHLYKFHGILNGIDPDMWDPYNDKFIPISYTSDNVVEGKKAAKEALQQKLGLKRSDLPLVGIITRLTHQKGIHLIKHAIWRTLDRNGQVVLLGSAPDPRIQNDFVNLANQLHSTHSDRARLCLTYDEPLSHLIYAGADFVLVPSIFEPCGLTQLTAMRYGSIPVVRKTGGLYDTVFDVDHDKERAQAQSLEPNGYNFDGADAAGVDYALNRAISAWYDSRDWFNSLCKTVMEQDWSWNRPALDYMELYHAACK, encoded by the exons ATGGAGGTGGCTTTGCAAGTACATAGGCCACTCAGTTGCAGTTGCAGTTGCAGAACTGTGTTCAATCAGAGAAGCCACTTAAAGCTCAAACCTTCTCTTGGGTTTTTTCCTCATGGAAGAGTCACTCACTTCTCAAAG TCTTCTTCATGGGGAAAAGACTGCCAGGGAGGTGGAGTTTCATATCGGATCATTGCTAGTTCAG ATTCTCCAAGGAGGAGATCAAAGAAAATGTCAAATGCAAGGCCTAAAGGCCCTGCTTCAAAGGGATTGTCGCCAAAAACACCGGTGGGAACAAGCACCCAAAAGAGGGATGAAATAAATAATGAAGAGAAAGAGTTGCCAATTGCTCCAACATCTAGTGAGCATGTGTCACCCAACAGGAAAACCGTTGAAACAAAAGTTGATACTGAGGAAGAGTGGGTGGTTGAACATTCTCGAGAGGATAAATCTGAGAAAGAAATCATTTCTGAAACTGAGGAAGCCAATGAATTATCATCAGCAAATAAATCATCAGCTATTGCTCAGAAAATTCAAGTGGTGAAAAATGGAACCATTGCTAGGGTCAATGAGGATATAGCAGAATTACAGAAGATAGAAACAGCTTCCAAGAGTGATATTGAGAATGTTCCTGATAAAATGGTTTCAGAAGGAAGACACTTGGATATCATAGAGCGTGATGACACCACAAGAGATAAAAGTACTGAAACTGATGAAAAGATTAGAGAAGAAGCTTCTCTAAAATTAAAGTTGGAGATGGAAGCGAACTTGCGTAAGCAGAAAATTGAGATGCTTGCTGAGGAGAACTTCTCGATAGGGAGCAAGATGTTTGTTTTTCCTCAAGTAGTGAAACCTGATCAAGATATAGAAGTTTTCCTCAGTAGGGGTCTCTCCACTTTAAATAATGAGCCAGATGTTCTGTTAATGGGAGCCTTTAATGACTGGAGATGGAAATCATTTACAGTAAGGTTGAAAAAAACACATCTAAAAGGGGATTGGTGGTCTTGCCTAGTTCATGTTCCCAAGGAAGCCTACAAGATGGACTTTGTCTTTTTCAATGGGCAAAATGTCTATGACAATAATGATGAAAAGAATTTCTGCGTGACTGTGGAAGGTGGAATGGATGCGTTTGAATTTGAGGATTTCTTGCTTGAAGAGAAACGTAAAGAACTTGAGAAACTTGCTAAGGAGCAAGCTGAAAGGGAAAGACAAGCAGAGGAACAACGGCGAATAGATGCAGAGAAAGCAGCAAGTGAAGCTGATAGAGCACAGGCAAGGGAGGAGACTCAAAGGAGGCGAGAAGCTTTGAAACGGTTGACAAAAAATGCTGTAAGGTCTGTCGATCATGTTTGGTATATAGAGCCTGGTGAGTTTAAAGGTGAAGACTCAGTCAggttatattataataaaaactcTGGCCCCCTTGCTCATGCGAAGGAACTATGGATTCATGGGGGCCATAATAATTGGAAGGATGGATTGTCCATTGTTGAAATGCTTGTCAGTTCTGAAGAAAAGGATGGTGACTGGTGGTATGCTGATG TTGTTGTACCTGATCGAGCATTTGTCTTAGATTGGGTTTTTGCTGATGGACCACCACAGAAAGCCATTGCGTATGATAACAACCACCGCCAGGATTTCCATGCAATTGTCCCAAAAGGCATACCTGAAGAACTTTATTGGGTTGAGGAAGAACACCGGATTTATCGGAAACTCCAGGAGGAGAGGAGGTTAAGAGAGGAGGCTATACGTGCCAAG GCTGAAAGAACAGCACGTATGAAGGCTGAAACAAAGGAAAGAACTTTGAAAAGGTTTTTGCTATCTCAAAAGCACATAGTCTACACAGAACCTCTTGATGTTCATGCAGGAAGCACAGTGAAGGTTTTCTATAATCCTGCCAACACAGTTCTCAATGGAAAACCTGAAGTTTGGTTCAGGGGTTCATTTAACCGTTGGACCCACCGCAATGGTCCATTGCCGCCTCAGAAAATGTTGCCTTCGGATAATGGTACTCATGTCAAAAGCACTG TCAAGGTTCCATTGGACACATATATGATGGACTTCGTATTCTCTGAGAAGGAAGATGGTGGAATTTTTGACAATAAAAATGGCATGGATTACCACATACCTGTGTTTGGAGGAATTGTTAAGGAGCCACCAATGCACATAGTGCATATTTCTGTTGAAATGGCTCCCATTGCAAAA GTTGGAGGCCTTGGTGACGTTGTTACTAGTCTATCTCGTGCTGTACAAGATTTGAACCACAATGTGGACATCATTCTTCCAAAGTATGACTGTTTGAAATTTAGCAAT GTGAAGGACTTTCAGTATAACAGAAGCTATTCCTGGGGTGGGACTGAAATTAAAGCATGGTTTGGGAAGGTCGAAGGCCTTTCTGTCTACTTTTTGGAGCCTCAAAATGG ATTCGTTTCAACAGGCTGCATATATGGCTGTAGGAATGATGGAGAGAGGTTTGGCTTCTTTTGTCATGCTGCTCTTGAATTTCTACTCCAAAGTGGATTTCATCCT GATATCATCCACTGCCATGATTGGTCCACTGCACCAGTTGCATGGTTGTTTAAGGATCATTATACGCATTATGGTCTCAGTAAAGCTCGGGTTGTCTTTACAATCCACAACCTTGAATTTGGGGCAGCCTTAATTGGGAAAGCTGTGGCATATTCAGACAAGGCGACAACT GTATCCCACACTTACTCAAAGGAGGTTGCTGGAAATCCTGCCGTTGCTCCTCATCTCTACAAGTTCCATGGTATATTAAATGGAATTGACCCAGATATGTGGGACCCATATAATGATAAGTTCATTCCT ATATCATACACCTCAGACAATGTTGTTGAAGGCAAAAAAGCTGCCAAGGAAGCCTTACAACAGAAGCTTGGTTTGAAAAGATCTGATCTCCCTTTGGTCGGAATTATCACTCGCTTAACTCATCAGAAAGGAATTCATCTCATCAAGCACGCCATCTGGCGCACCTTAGATCGCAATGGACAG GTTGTATTGCTTGGTTCAGCCCCAGATCCTCGTATTCAAAATGATTTTGTGAATTTAGCCAATCAATTGCATTCTACTCACAGTGACCGTGCTCGCCTTTGTTTGACTTATGATGAGCCTCTATCACACTTA ATATATGCTGGTGCTGATTTCGTTCTAGTCCCTTCAATTTTTGAGCCATGTGGACTGACCCAGCTCACAGCAATGAGATATGGTTCAATACCAGTTGTTCGCAAAACTGGAG GACTTTACGACACTGTATTTGACGTTGATCATGATAAAGAGAGAGCACAAGCACAGAGTCTTGAACCAAATGGATATAATTTTGATGGAGCTGATGCTGCTGGTGTTGATTATGCTCTCAATAG GGCAATTTCTGCTTGGTATGACAGTCGGGATTGGTTTAATTCGTTATGCAAGACAGTGATGGAGCAAGACTGGTCTTGGAATCGGCCCGCTCTTGATTACATGGAGCTTTACCATGCAGCATGCAAGTGA
- the LOC126727098 gene encoding ATP synthase gamma chain, chloroplastic — translation MSCSNLTMWVSSKPSLSDASALSFRSFLNPFQVPSHNSTSCNPSRSVTPIHCGLRELRERIDSVKNTQKITEAMKLVAAAKVRRAQEAVVNGRPFSETLVEVLYNINEQLQTDDVDVPLTKVRPVKKVALVVVTGDRGLCGNFNNLLIKKAEARIAELKDLGLDYTVISVGKKGNSYFRRRPYIPVDKFLEGGSLPTAKEAQAIADDVFSFFVSEEVDKVELLYTKFVSLVKSSPVIHTLLPLSPKGEICDINGTCVDAAEDEFFRLTTREGKLTVERDVVRTETVDFSPILQFEQDPVQILDALLPLYLNSQILRALQESLASELAARMSAMSSASDNASELKKSLSMVYNRQRQAKITGEILEIVAGANAQI, via the coding sequence ATGTCTTGCTCAAATTTAACAATGTGGGTGTCCTCAAAACCTTCCCTTTCTGATGCATCTGCACTTTCCTTCCGTTCTTTCCTCAACCCTTTTCAGGTTCCTTCTCATAACTCAACCTCTTGCAATCCTTCTCGATCTGTAACTCCAATCCATTGTGGTCTCCGTGAGCTCAGAGAGCGTATTGATTCTGTAAAGAACACACAGAAGATCACTGAGGCTATGAAGCTTGTTGCTGCTGCTAAAGTCAGGAGAGCACAAGAAGCTGTTGTTAATGGCAGGCCTTTCTCAGAAACTCTTGTAGAAGTACTTTACAACATCAATGAGCAGCTACAAACTGATGATGTAGATGTCCCTCTTACAAAGGTTAGGCCTGTCAAGAAGGTTGCTTTGGTTGTTGTCACTGGTGATAGGGGTCTTTGTGGTAATTTCAACAATCTACTCATCAAAAAAGCTGAGGCAAGGATTGCTGAATTGAAGGATCTTGGTCTTGATTATACTGTTATTAGTGTTGGTAAAAAGGGTAATTCTTACTTCCGCAGGAGGCCTTATATTCCGGTTGATAAGTTTCTTGAGGGTGGTTCACTTCCTACTGCTAAAGAAGCTCAGGCTATTGCTGATGATGTTTTCTCATTCTTTGTTAGTGAGGAGGTTGATAAAGTTGAGCTTTTGTACACCAAGTTTGTGTCTTTGGTTAAGTCTAGTCCAGTTATTCATACCTTGCTTCCACTCTCACCAAAGGGAGAGATTTGTGATATAAATGGAACATGTGTGGATGCTGCTGAGGATGAGTTTTTCAGGCTAACAACTAGGGAGGGGAAATTGACAGTGGAGAGAGATGTTGTGAGGACTGAGACAGTAGATTTCTCACCAATTTTGCAGTTTGAGCAGGACCCAGTTCAGATTCTTGATGCTTTGTTGCCTCTCTATTTGAACAGTCAGATTTTGAGGGCATTGCAGGAATCACTAGCGAGTGAGCTTGCTGCTAGGATGAGTGCCATGAGCAGTGCATCTGATAATGCATCTGAGCTAAAGAAGTCCCTGTCTATGGTCTACAATAGGCAGCGCCAGGCCAAAATTACAGGCGAGATATTGGAGATTGTTGCTGGTGCCAATGCTCAAATCTAG